The following are encoded together in the Arcticibacterium luteifluviistationis genome:
- a CDS encoding TRAP transporter small permease, whose product MIKKAIGKFLKYGTLLSTYALIASVALQIYARFFMSKTPAWTEEASRLFFLYTISFASGLALKDNYFVYLDVLFERLKPRSQESLLTLIYLVTFALFGLMFYHSVLFVKLGLPETSSSMGISMSITFFCMVIMSASMAYYSFLELLKRYK is encoded by the coding sequence ATGATAAAAAAAGCAATCGGAAAATTTCTTAAATATGGTACATTACTGAGCACTTATGCTCTGATTGCGAGCGTGGCTCTCCAAATTTACGCCCGCTTTTTTATGTCCAAAACCCCAGCATGGACAGAAGAGGCTTCTCGCTTATTCTTTCTTTATACCATCTCGTTTGCCTCTGGATTGGCTTTGAAAGACAATTATTTTGTCTACCTCGATGTGCTTTTTGAACGTTTAAAGCCTCGCTCACAAGAAAGCCTTTTAACCCTCATATACCTTGTTACTTTTGCTTTGTTTGGACTTATGTTTTATCACTCCGTTCTATTTGTAAAACTAGGGCTTCCCGAAACATCTTCAAGTATGGGAATATCTATGAGCATAACATTTTTCTGTATGGTAATTATGTCGGCTTCTATGGCGTATTACTCTTTTCTAGAACTATTAAAAAGATATAAATGA
- a CDS encoding TRAP transporter large permease → MIWLVFIVFLLALILRFPIAFALGLSCLVYILGEGIPLIVVPMKMFSGIDVFVLLSIPGFILAGNLMNHGGLTAKIITFCNHLLGHIRGGLSLANIGASMLFAGISGTAVSDTASIGAVLIPAMKKEGYDEGFSCAVTASSSTVGPIIPPSVPMIIAATLSGLSVGKLFLAGAVPGFLLGVGLMLVAYFISVKRNYPKHAKSSLKQIGSSLIDTFWALLMTIIILFGIIGGVFTPTEASIIAVIYAYIIGRYVYKNLSFKKVQVIILDSMKTSASLMVLVGFANLFGWILITERMPQYVSNQILDFSTNKYMVLLLINLLLIFVGTFMETVAALLILFPILLKVAITVGVDPIHFSVIAVLNLIIGLTTPPVGVCLFVASSIGKTSIGTVSKAALPFLFVSIIVLILVTLIPQLSLFLPGLFAE, encoded by the coding sequence ATGATCTGGCTAGTATTTATCGTTTTCCTATTGGCCTTGATTTTAAGGTTCCCTATTGCTTTCGCTTTAGGTCTCTCCTGTCTGGTTTACATTCTTGGGGAGGGTATCCCTCTAATTGTCGTTCCTATGAAAATGTTCTCAGGAATAGATGTATTTGTACTTTTAAGCATCCCAGGCTTTATTTTAGCAGGTAACCTTATGAATCACGGAGGACTGACTGCCAAAATTATCACATTTTGTAATCACCTTTTAGGGCATATTAGAGGTGGCTTATCTTTAGCGAATATTGGTGCTAGTATGCTCTTCGCGGGTATTTCTGGTACAGCGGTCTCAGACACTGCTAGTATAGGTGCTGTGTTAATTCCTGCCATGAAAAAAGAAGGATATGACGAAGGCTTTTCTTGTGCAGTTACAGCATCATCTTCTACCGTTGGGCCAATAATCCCTCCTAGTGTACCTATGATTATTGCGGCTACATTAAGCGGATTGTCTGTAGGAAAGCTGTTTTTAGCAGGTGCTGTTCCAGGTTTTTTACTTGGAGTTGGTCTGATGCTAGTAGCTTACTTTATTTCGGTAAAACGAAATTACCCCAAACACGCCAAAAGCTCTTTAAAACAAATAGGCTCAAGTTTAATTGATACTTTTTGGGCACTACTGATGACCATAATAATTCTCTTTGGAATTATTGGCGGTGTTTTCACTCCTACAGAAGCATCTATCATCGCAGTTATTTATGCGTATATAATTGGACGGTACGTTTATAAAAACCTAAGTTTCAAAAAAGTACAGGTTATTATTTTAGACTCCATGAAGACCTCAGCCTCCCTAATGGTTCTTGTAGGTTTTGCCAATTTATTTGGATGGATTCTCATAACCGAACGGATGCCCCAATACGTATCAAATCAAATACTAGATTTTAGCACGAATAAATACATGGTGCTTCTTTTAATAAACCTCTTATTAATCTTTGTGGGAACATTTATGGAAACGGTGGCTGCCCTGCTCATTCTATTCCCAATCTTATTAAAAGTGGCCATTACTGTAGGTGTTGACCCTATTCATTTTTCTGTTATTGCAGTTTTAAATTTGATTATTGGCCTTACCACACCACCTGTAGGCGTTTGCTTATTTGTAGCCTCCAGTATCGGTAAAACTTCCATTGGAACAGTGAGTAAAGCGGCTCTCCCATTTCTTTTTGTGAGTATCATAGTCCTGATATTAGTCACTTTGATACCGCAACTTTCCTTATTCTTACCTGGTTTGTTCGCAGAATAA
- a CDS encoding helix-turn-helix domain-containing protein produces the protein MMKQPDLGKKILELRLAKGLTQSELADECNVSLRTVQRIEAAEVMPRSYTIKLIFDNLDFDFFNTDKAPTKSETLKETTQNRLASFSEKFDNTFNLKTKEMKAIVYVTVLCLALAALFFGIAEFRNSGINRVDQASSSDINPNFVRWFNAGQMDSLGSVYLPDAYIMPIDHERIKGRQDIINYYQDLYDMGFRLTSNIPEEILKSDSIAVERGVWTGFNNGEFSGNYLTQWRLVQGHWYIENSMSSAN, from the coding sequence ATGATGAAACAGCCGGATTTAGGTAAGAAAATTTTAGAATTACGATTAGCCAAAGGCTTAACCCAAAGCGAACTCGCAGATGAATGCAATGTCAGTTTAAGGACTGTTCAACGAATAGAAGCTGCCGAGGTCATGCCAAGAAGCTATACCATAAAACTGATTTTTGACAACCTAGATTTTGATTTTTTCAATACGGATAAGGCTCCTACTAAGTCTGAGACATTGAAAGAGACGACACAAAATAGGCTAGCATCATTTTCTGAAAAGTTTGACAATACTTTTAACTTAAAAACAAAGGAAATGAAAGCGATAGTTTATGTAACTGTCTTGTGTTTGGCTTTAGCAGCATTATTTTTTGGTATAGCGGAGTTCCGAAACTCGGGAATCAATAGAGTGGACCAAGCGAGTTCTTCTGATATAAATCCGAATTTTGTAAGGTGGTTTAATGCTGGACAAATGGACTCACTAGGTTCTGTATATTTACCTGATGCGTATATTATGCCGATTGACCATGAAAGAATTAAGGGAAGGCAAGATATAATTAATTACTATCAGGACCTGTATGACATGGGCTTTCGCTTGACAAGCAATATTCCAGAAGAGATTTTGAAATCAGATTCTATTGCGGTGGAAAGGGGAGTATGGACAGGCTTTAATAATGGTGAATTTTCTGGTAACTATTTAACGCAATGGAGGCTAGTCCAAGGACATTGGTATATAGAGAATAGCATGTCTAGTGCTAATTAA
- a CDS encoding tail fiber domain-containing protein: MKKIFISVLLFLPLITLAQSTEILPGTVLPQMTTAERTGIATPENGILVFDTTTQSYWYRQSGAWAELPQAGSTSNYWQLNGISGNEIKNTNSGGLWSENSTGLTFSSNDVSNPPTAPVNGNGTRMMWIPNRSAFRAGSVSDNQKSWDADSIGIHSFAAGLNTKAIGNFSTAMGKSTNASGTESTAIGNFVYANGNRTTAIGYGAKALGNESMTMGYYTQAEGYSSTALGHRAKSTGNYSAALGANAEAAGDNSIALGNQTLAGGGYSTAMGNYSIATGDYSTAMGDRTTASGEYSTAIGWLSAATTTSATAIGYNNEATGEYATAIGNHTTSSGFASIAIGTRISTEGFRGSFVISDYVTNTEAIGGDSLLATAEDQFSARFENGYRLYTDNNLSSATKYGVFLNNKSNSWSSLSDSTKKERFLTYDPKQVLSSVATMRVGTWNYKGDHRSEGRHWGVMAQDFYHHFGKDELGTIGSDTLIATADFDGVSFAAIQALELRTRALQEENERLQKELAARDERMQEELAARDDKYLQLFAEMRAEMIEMKSTAVSATKSESK; the protein is encoded by the coding sequence ATGAAAAAAATATTCATCTCGGTTCTGTTGTTTCTACCACTTATTACATTGGCTCAAAGCACCGAGATACTACCAGGGACAGTGCTGCCCCAAATGACCACCGCTGAACGTACGGGTATTGCCACACCAGAAAACGGAATACTGGTTTTTGACACCACTACACAATCTTACTGGTATCGCCAAAGCGGAGCATGGGCAGAACTGCCACAAGCGGGGAGTACTTCTAATTACTGGCAACTGAATGGCATAAGCGGGAATGAAATAAAAAACACCAACAGTGGAGGCTTATGGTCTGAGAATTCGACAGGTCTTACGTTTTCATCAAACGATGTTAGCAATCCTCCAACGGCACCAGTCAATGGAAATGGTACTCGCATGATGTGGATACCCAATCGCTCAGCATTCAGAGCAGGGTCAGTAAGTGATAACCAAAAGAGCTGGGATGCCGATAGTATTGGGATTCATTCTTTTGCAGCTGGACTTAATACGAAGGCCATCGGTAATTTTTCGACGGCAATGGGCAAGAGTACTAATGCAAGCGGTACGGAGTCTACGGCAATAGGAAATTTTGTTTATGCAAATGGCAATAGAACTACGGCAATAGGGTATGGAGCTAAGGCTCTTGGGAATGAATCAATGACCATGGGATATTATACACAAGCCGAAGGGTATTCCTCTACTGCATTAGGTCATAGAGCGAAATCAACCGGAAATTATTCTGCTGCCTTAGGAGCGAATGCCGAGGCAGCTGGAGATAATTCCATTGCATTAGGAAACCAAACTTTGGCGGGTGGAGGCTATTCCACGGCAATGGGAAACTATAGCATTGCAACAGGAGATTATTCGACAGCAATGGGAGATCGTACGACGGCAAGCGGAGAATATTCTACAGCAATTGGATGGTTGTCGGCTGCAACGACTACTTCTGCAACTGCAATAGGCTATAATAACGAAGCAACTGGTGAATACGCTACAGCTATTGGAAATCATACCACTTCATCTGGCTTCGCTTCTATTGCGATAGGTACGCGTATTTCCACGGAAGGTTTTCGAGGGAGTTTTGTAATCAGTGATTACGTCACAAATACTGAGGCTATTGGTGGAGATTCTCTTTTAGCTACGGCAGAAGACCAATTTTCTGCCCGTTTTGAGAATGGTTATCGCTTGTATACAGATAATAATTTGAGTTCGGCTACAAAGTATGGCGTATTTCTAAACAATAAGTCTAACTCATGGAGTAGCCTTTCTGACAGCACTAAAAAAGAACGTTTTTTGACTTATGACCCAAAACAAGTACTAAGCAGCGTGGCGACCATGCGTGTAGGCACTTGGAATTATAAAGGAGACCATCGCTCAGAAGGGCGTCACTGGGGAGTTATGGCACAGGATTTTTATCATCATTTTGGAAAAGACGAACTAGGTACTATAGGCAGTGATACACTCATCGCCACGGCAGACTTTGATGGCGTAAGCTTTGCTGCCATACAGGCACTAGAGCTAAGAACTAGAGCACTGCAAGAAGAGAATGAAAGGCTACAAAAAGAGCTTGCAGCTAGAGATGAAAGAATGCAAGAAGAATTGGCTGCGAGAGATGATAAATATCTACAGCTCTTTGCTGAAATGAGAGCAGAAATGATAGAAATGAAATCAACTGCAGTTTCTGCGACTAAATCAGAATCGAAATAG
- a CDS encoding DUF6252 family protein codes for MKSLLIAIIGLTLLTSCEKKEADAIQQENAFSFKIDGQEYAPLPVNVDIQNLSEIPFVGIYGEFGTEESLFLTIRQDVQPGTHSIDLSNKLGETQSQARYFYPSLSTPDVANSADAIEGTLIIKTNDTDNRRMSGTFFFDTFQIENDDPIFQITDGVFDVSY; via the coding sequence ATGAAATCATTACTTATAGCAATTATCGGCTTAACCCTTTTGACAAGCTGCGAAAAGAAAGAGGCCGACGCAATTCAGCAAGAAAATGCTTTTTCCTTCAAAATTGACGGGCAGGAATATGCACCACTTCCTGTCAATGTTGATATTCAGAATTTATCTGAAATACCATTCGTAGGAATATATGGCGAATTTGGTACGGAAGAGTCACTATTTCTAACAATCAGGCAAGATGTTCAACCAGGAACCCATTCCATTGACCTCAGTAATAAACTAGGAGAAACGCAGTCGCAAGCTAGGTATTTCTATCCCTCATTATCTACTCCAGATGTTGCCAATTCTGCTGATGCTATAGAAGGTACACTAATAATTAAAACGAATGATACTGACAACAGGCGAATGTCAGGTACGTTCTTTTTTGACACTTTTCAGATAGAAAACGACGACCCTATTTTTCAGATTACTGATGGCGTTTTTGACGTTTCATATTAG
- a CDS encoding tail fiber domain-containing protein: MTIGGTLTQNSDQRLKKDIVGLTNSANKIEKLNGYHYNWIAEDRDQALQTGLIAQEVKALFPELVSTNDEGYLSVNYIGLIPHLIEANKNKDADIKKQGELIEKLGERLLALENQFGNTKTVSN, encoded by the coding sequence ATGACCATTGGTGGTACATTGACCCAAAACTCAGACCAAAGATTAAAGAAAGATATTGTCGGGCTAACTAATTCAGCTAACAAAATAGAAAAACTTAATGGCTATCATTATAACTGGATTGCGGAAGACCGTGACCAAGCTTTACAGACTGGGCTGATTGCTCAGGAAGTAAAAGCTTTATTCCCTGAACTGGTCTCAACTAACGATGAAGGTTATCTATCTGTAAATTATATTGGTTTGATTCCTCATTTAATTGAGGCCAATAAGAATAAAGATGCCGATATTAAAAAACAAGGAGAATTAATTGAAAAGCTAGGCGAACGACTTTTAGCTTTAGAAAATCAATTTGGAAACACAAAAACAGTATCAAACTAA
- a CDS encoding universal stress protein, with protein sequence MKKIILATDFSKGASKAEEMAISIAKKHISEIIILYCSSPTYVDPNMPGGMVINLGIEREKQFDDKLAAKARSIQEQGVRTTYKLGTGSVAEGIKSLVEKEGADFVIMGKTGATGFLDKLIGSTAEYVINNIKIPLLVVPELAKSITIDKIQYATELEYDEKEILGEVFGIAKKLKAEVNLVNVSSDKQLDLIDNSKLIEDMKKAFPNEKFNITSVRSNNVEKAILELSETHENTALVVASHHRGFLDGILKPSVSESLIAKTTVPTFVYHFE encoded by the coding sequence ATGAAAAAGATAATACTAGCTACCGATTTCTCTAAAGGTGCTTCTAAAGCAGAAGAAATGGCTATTTCTATAGCCAAAAAACATATATCTGAAATTATTATACTCTATTGCTCCTCGCCGACTTATGTAGATCCTAATATGCCAGGCGGAATGGTTATCAATTTAGGCATAGAAAGAGAAAAACAATTTGATGATAAACTGGCAGCCAAAGCTCGAAGTATTCAGGAGCAGGGTGTACGTACCACTTATAAGTTAGGCACAGGAAGTGTAGCAGAAGGTATTAAAAGTTTAGTAGAAAAAGAGGGAGCTGATTTTGTGATTATGGGCAAAACTGGTGCAACAGGTTTTTTAGATAAATTGATTGGTAGCACTGCGGAGTATGTTATCAATAATATCAAAATTCCACTGCTGGTGGTTCCTGAATTGGCAAAATCTATCACTATTGATAAAATTCAGTACGCCACTGAATTAGAGTATGACGAAAAGGAAATATTGGGAGAAGTGTTTGGCATAGCCAAAAAACTGAAAGCCGAAGTAAACTTGGTCAATGTCTCTTCTGATAAACAGCTAGATTTGATTGATAACAGTAAACTGATAGAAGACATGAAAAAGGCTTTTCCTAATGAGAAGTTTAATATAACGTCTGTACGTTCTAATAACGTAGAAAAAGCTATTCTAGAACTTTCAGAGACACATGAAAATACTGCTCTGGTAGTTGCTTCTCACCACAGAGGCTTTTTAGATGGTATTCTGAAGCCAAGTGTGAGTGAAAGTCTTATTGCAAAAACTACAGTACCAACTTTTGTTTATCATTTTGAATAG
- a CDS encoding nucleoside hydrolase codes for MTKKNIYLSILFALFLGVHSSSAQKVKIIFDTDMESDVDDVGALALLHGLAANGEAEILATMVCSLNPWAVPATDAINTYFNQPDIPIGAVKTYGVYRNSKYAKIISEEFPQDIGLGENAPDAVTLYRQILSSQSDTSVVIVTVGYLSNLSNLLNSPPDNISPLNGVELVRKKVKHLVCMGGRYPYLQDIGRWGNFKPDPDAIVKVSKVWPTLITFTGGGDFADLIKTGSPSFNHKSKTDLVARSYNIFLDGWNRDWHHSADLIAVYVAVRGYNEFFKLHTQGYNHIFEDGTLMWRLQPNDPRHQLVNEFKEDVSPSAVADEFNRLMNLANREMK; via the coding sequence ATGACAAAGAAAAACATATATCTATCCATTCTGTTCGCCTTATTTTTAGGGGTTCATTCTAGTTCGGCTCAGAAGGTGAAAATAATATTTGATACCGATATGGAATCAGATGTGGATGATGTGGGTGCATTGGCATTATTGCATGGACTCGCTGCTAATGGTGAAGCTGAAATATTGGCAACCATGGTTTGTAGTTTGAATCCATGGGCTGTGCCTGCTACAGACGCCATTAATACCTATTTCAATCAACCCGACATTCCTATTGGTGCTGTTAAAACATATGGGGTTTATAGAAACTCTAAGTACGCCAAAATCATATCGGAGGAGTTTCCGCAAGACATTGGCTTAGGAGAAAATGCACCTGACGCCGTAACACTTTATCGACAAATTTTGAGTAGCCAATCGGACACAAGTGTTGTGATTGTAACAGTTGGGTATTTGTCAAATTTATCAAATCTTCTTAACAGCCCACCTGACAATATAAGTCCACTTAATGGTGTAGAACTAGTAAGGAAAAAGGTGAAACATCTGGTATGTATGGGTGGCAGGTACCCTTACTTGCAAGACATTGGCAGATGGGGTAATTTTAAGCCCGATCCTGATGCCATTGTAAAAGTGAGCAAAGTCTGGCCAACGCTTATTACGTTTACTGGAGGTGGTGACTTTGCCGACCTTATTAAAACGGGAAGTCCCTCTTTTAATCACAAGTCCAAAACTGATCTTGTGGCTAGGTCTTATAACATATTTTTGGATGGTTGGAATAGAGACTGGCACCATAGTGCTGATTTAATTGCGGTATATGTTGCTGTGAGAGGGTATAATGAATTCTTCAAGCTGCATACTCAAGGCTATAATCACATTTTTGAAGACGGTACACTTATGTGGCGTTTACAGCCCAACGACCCGAGACATCAGCTTGTTAACGAATTTAAGGAGGATGTTTCTCCTTCTGCGGTAGCTGATGAATTTAATCGTCTAATGAACCTCGCAAATAGAGAAATGAAATAG
- a CDS encoding FAD-dependent oxidoreductase produces the protein MKRRAILKSMGVASLGVVTPAFANKESLVPTHTIKEQSLSTEILIVGGGTAGTIAAIQAGRTGAKTTLIESGSQLGGTTTTGGVAFPGIFHAWGKQIIGGIGWELVMDCVTLNGDKLPNFSKIPDRHWKHQVTINASLYTLLAEEKCLDAGVKIRYYESPTQIEFQNGKWIVETIGKGTKTTITCNQIIDCTGNALIASMAGYDVLKEEDTQPGSLIFRLGGYDYNSLDLNKIPKEHQRVLRQNMLENSERESREHTYVPYSYVYVKGADSTTSESHTHANNMGRKTLLNVVRTLKTLPGCEDLKIVDLKTETAVRETYRIDGLYKINQTDYTSGKVFDDAVSHSFYPVDLHRDGKSIYQEFLKPGVVASIPLRSLIPKGSQNFLVAGRCVSSDRLANSALRVQASCMGMGQAAAVAAVLASRQGISPQEVDFNEIKELLEKHGAIVPSKS, from the coding sequence ATGAAAAGAAGAGCAATATTAAAGTCCATGGGAGTAGCCTCGCTTGGAGTAGTTACACCAGCTTTCGCAAATAAAGAATCCTTAGTTCCGACACATACCATAAAAGAACAAAGTTTGTCAACAGAGATTTTAATAGTAGGTGGTGGCACTGCCGGTACCATAGCCGCAATACAGGCTGGCAGGACTGGGGCAAAAACCACTTTGATAGAAAGTGGCAGTCAATTGGGTGGCACTACCACTACAGGTGGAGTGGCATTTCCTGGCATTTTTCATGCATGGGGAAAACAAATTATCGGAGGCATTGGATGGGAATTAGTGATGGACTGTGTAACGTTGAATGGAGACAAATTGCCAAATTTTTCAAAAATCCCAGACCGACACTGGAAACATCAGGTGACCATAAACGCTTCTCTATATACTTTACTTGCTGAAGAGAAGTGCTTGGACGCTGGCGTAAAAATTCGCTATTACGAGTCGCCAACGCAAATTGAATTTCAGAACGGAAAATGGATTGTGGAGACTATTGGAAAGGGAACCAAAACAACCATTACTTGCAACCAAATTATTGATTGTACCGGAAATGCCCTGATAGCTTCGATGGCTGGTTATGATGTACTTAAAGAAGAGGACACCCAGCCAGGTTCCTTGATTTTTCGACTGGGAGGATACGATTACAATTCGCTTGACCTAAATAAAATACCAAAAGAACACCAAAGAGTTTTACGGCAGAATATGCTAGAAAATTCGGAAAGAGAAAGCCGCGAACATACATACGTACCCTACAGCTATGTATATGTCAAAGGAGCTGACTCTACCACTTCAGAAAGTCATACGCATGCGAATAATATGGGGAGAAAAACCTTACTAAATGTGGTAAGAACCCTTAAAACCCTACCAGGTTGTGAGGATTTGAAAATAGTAGATTTAAAAACGGAAACGGCCGTACGTGAAACCTATAGAATAGATGGTTTATACAAAATAAATCAGACAGACTATACTTCAGGAAAAGTGTTTGATGATGCCGTTTCACATTCTTTTTATCCTGTAGATTTACATCGAGATGGTAAATCTATCTATCAGGAATTTCTTAAACCAGGTGTGGTGGCCAGTATTCCACTGCGGTCGTTGATACCCAAAGGAAGCCAAAACTTTTTGGTGGCAGGCCGCTGTGTCAGTAGTGATAGGTTGGCGAATTCGGCTTTACGAGTTCAAGCATCGTGCATGGGAATGGGGCAAGCAGCTGCTGTAGCAGCAGTGCTGGCAAGTAGACAAGGAATCTCTCCTCAGGAAGTTGATTTTAATGAAATCAAAGAATTGTTAGAAAAGCATGGGGCCATTGTTCCTTCAAAATCTTAG
- a CDS encoding KAP family P-loop NTPase fold protein, whose translation MDSIVKNKKKDKNLTWNKIDWKVWFEDFKQISLTRVLIFCLVFYCSYGILEPYYFESFLNEMFFKFKLDWPIRITIVLVLLILLFKIFRKIKSGFIPRPSRLVSLILFLIIYIYKWRWNGLYEFDTVFGDSLVWFDFVPLSIAVLLLDFRAYFKPFDIEDESKALIYELKDEGNNEVKDLYHRDYFAETVADLISNSSNTKESTVIGIFSEWGSGKTDFLKRLKSRLNKSYESENIVREFNPWRSSSGNDITEAFFSFLQGELKQYDSSINSHLKNYMNEILGSSKAVSVRFIHSLMNKFLDSSGDKPAKEQIQESLKLTGKRFVIYLDDVDRLTSSEIIEVFKLVRVIADFPNLFFVITMDYNFVIATVDESKEISDIEGYLKKIFNVFFRLPVVKHETISNQIIELASKDFDGEALRSIEELVNVFGKKEINNEKEVIKGLLEEALINSRDVVSFYNSFRIVFKSLGRELDITDLFLLELLKTYSFEDYNKLSQRELDVVFKELRDGVDYEGLEDSVVKGILKEIRRDDGDRLKRLANPINFYLYFSYCIPTGIISREEFYAVLLRSDEDFLNEVDGWSIDNRVDLRNILQNHPFKGKLNDLIKFIKAYLLVGGSLGFNEYTQPSLVENLQDTLKGFGLTRKKQKVTIKDILLVKKIGLKNRMEFAHFFLHQDKYNIGKIFNKSSDVLGMMNLIFSEALSDRDNKYKEDLYGLLLKMDSTPQSSSKGLDSKACENYYNHLQNNSESLAEYIRSFFRGEWIGSSDVHYVADPFLLQIFKTIPNFKELISSNTFQEGEAKSLAEIITGIDNKSFSEKAIILKGGDVGYDYVHELYSERLESKNQISPFLF comes from the coding sequence TTGGATTCAATCGTAAAAAACAAAAAGAAAGATAAAAACCTGACTTGGAACAAAATTGATTGGAAAGTATGGTTTGAAGACTTTAAACAGATAAGTCTGACCAGAGTTTTAATTTTCTGTTTAGTTTTTTATTGTAGCTACGGAATTCTAGAACCTTATTATTTCGAAAGTTTTTTGAATGAGATGTTCTTCAAGTTTAAATTAGATTGGCCTATAAGGATTACTATTGTTCTAGTACTTTTAATTCTGTTGTTTAAGATTTTTCGGAAGATTAAAAGTGGGTTTATACCAAGACCTTCAAGGTTAGTAAGCTTAATCCTTTTTCTAATTATTTACATTTATAAATGGAGATGGAATGGTCTCTATGAATTTGATACAGTATTTGGGGACTCTTTGGTCTGGTTTGATTTTGTTCCATTATCTATAGCGGTTTTGTTGTTAGACTTTAGAGCCTATTTTAAGCCATTTGATATAGAAGATGAATCAAAGGCGTTGATTTATGAGCTAAAAGATGAAGGGAATAATGAAGTAAAAGATCTATACCATAGAGATTACTTTGCTGAAACGGTTGCAGATTTGATTTCGAATTCTTCTAACACTAAGGAATCAACAGTAATTGGTATCTTTTCGGAATGGGGCTCAGGTAAAACTGATTTTCTGAAACGACTAAAATCTAGATTAAACAAAAGTTATGAATCTGAAAATATAGTAAGAGAGTTTAATCCTTGGAGAAGTAGTTCAGGAAACGACATAACAGAGGCTTTCTTTTCCTTTCTTCAGGGAGAATTAAAGCAATATGATTCTAGTATAAATTCACATTTAAAGAATTATATGAATGAAATTTTGGGCAGTTCTAAAGCTGTGTCCGTTCGCTTTATTCATTCATTGATGAACAAGTTTCTTGATTCTAGTGGTGATAAGCCCGCTAAAGAACAAATTCAAGAAAGCTTAAAGTTGACAGGGAAAAGGTTTGTGATTTATTTAGATGATGTTGATAGATTAACTAGCTCAGAAATAATTGAGGTATTTAAATTGGTTAGAGTTATTGCAGATTTTCCAAACTTGTTCTTTGTCATTACAATGGATTATAATTTCGTTATAGCCACTGTAGACGAGTCTAAAGAGATTTCAGATATAGAAGGGTATCTTAAAAAAATATTTAATGTGTTTTTTAGGTTGCCAGTAGTAAAGCACGAAACGATTTCCAACCAGATAATTGAACTAGCCAGTAAAGATTTTGATGGTGAGGCTCTAAGGTCCATTGAGGAATTGGTTAACGTTTTTGGTAAAAAGGAGATTAATAATGAAAAGGAGGTGATAAAAGGGCTATTAGAGGAGGCTCTAATAAATTCAAGGGATGTTGTTTCCTTCTATAATTCTTTTCGTATTGTCTTTAAATCACTTGGAAGAGAATTAGATATCACAGACTTGTTTCTTTTGGAGCTACTGAAAACTTATTCATTTGAAGATTATAATAAGCTTTCTCAAAGGGAACTGGATGTTGTTTTTAAGGAATTAAGAGATGGAGTGGATTATGAAGGACTAGAAGATTCGGTAGTTAAAGGGATTCTAAAAGAAATTCGTAGAGATGATGGAGACCGATTAAAAAGATTGGCTAACCCAATTAATTTTTACCTGTATTTTTCATATTGCATACCGACTGGGATAATTTCTCGCGAGGAGTTTTATGCCGTTCTTTTGAGGTCAGATGAAGACTTTTTAAATGAAGTAGATGGTTGGTCTATAGACAATAGAGTTGATTTACGTAATATTTTACAAAATCATCCTTTCAAGGGAAAATTGAACGATTTAATAAAGTTTATTAAGGCGTATTTATTGGTGGGAGGCTCCTTAGGATTTAATGAATATACTCAGCCTAGTTTAGTAGAGAATTTACAAGATACTCTAAAAGGTTTCGGACTAACTAGGAAGAAACAAAAAGTGACAATTAAGGATATACTTTTAGTTAAAAAGATTGGTTTGAAAAACAGAATGGAATTTGCTCATTTCTTTTTACATCAGGATAAATATAATATTGGAAAAATCTTTAATAAGAGTTCTGATGTATTAGGAATGATGAATTTAATATTTTCAGAGGCTTTAAGTGACAGAGATAATAAATATAAAGAGGACTTATATGGTCTTTTATTAAAAATGGATTCGACCCCTCAGAGTAGTTCAAAGGGCTTGGACTCTAAAGCATGTGAAAATTATTACAATCATCTTCAAAATAATAGTGAAAGTTTGGCAGAGTACATAAGATCTTTTTTTCGCGGAGAATGGATAGGTTCTTCAGATGTTCACTATGTTGCTGACCCTTTCTTATTACAAATATTTAAAACAATCCCCAATTTTAAAGAACTAATAAGTAGTAATACATTTCAAGAGGGAGAAGCCAAAAGTTTGGCTGAAATAATTACAGGAATAGACAACAAATCCTTTAGCGAAAAAGCAATTATTTTAAAGGGTGGTGATGTTGGATACGATTATGTGCATGAATTATATTCAGAAAGACTAGAAAGTAAAAACCAGATAAGTCCTTTCCTGTTTTAA